A genomic stretch from Methanomassiliicoccales archaeon includes:
- a CDS encoding class I SAM-dependent methyltransferase encodes MKKLKKDVSSSGRSDTSDRGAFESLDEYEASAKYYDIWTEDFKDDIDFYVQLAETAGSPILVCMCGTGRVLIPLAEKGYEVTGVDRSSAMLDRCAEKIELLDEKIQERIDIIQGDVRSFRTSKRFKLAILPYNSFMHLLDTEDQEKALRNIAAHMTDDGLLTIAIINPKFTRMGGALYHAGTKLTPQGEIISRFESWDYDLASQRITIHSFYDISRQDRQLRRVTTTFTLRYSFYREMVELLKRCDFDMLDVYGDYSFSPFKKDSELMIFLARKMR; translated from the coding sequence ATGAAAAAGTTAAAGAAAGACGTGAGTTCCTCAGGAAGATCGGATACAAGCGATAGGGGAGCATTCGAAAGTCTGGATGAATACGAAGCATCGGCGAAATACTACGATATCTGGACGGAAGATTTCAAAGACGACATCGATTTTTATGTTCAGCTCGCTGAAACGGCGGGATCACCGATTCTCGTCTGCATGTGCGGCACAGGCAGAGTTCTGATTCCGCTTGCTGAGAAAGGTTATGAAGTGACCGGCGTCGATAGAAGCTCCGCGATGCTCGACCGATGCGCTGAGAAAATTGAACTTCTCGATGAAAAGATCCAGGAAAGAATTGATATCATCCAGGGCGATGTGAGATCGTTCAGAACATCGAAACGATTCAAATTGGCGATCCTTCCCTACAATTCATTCATGCATCTTCTTGACACAGAAGATCAAGAAAAGGCACTAAGGAACATCGCCGCGCATATGACTGATGATGGTTTGCTCACAATCGCTATCATCAATCCGAAGTTCACGAGGATGGGCGGAGCACTATACCATGCTGGAACGAAATTGACGCCCCAGGGTGAAATCATTTCTCGATTTGAATCATGGGATTATGATTTAGCTTCGCAGAGAATTACGATTCACTCTTTTTACGATATCTCGAGACAGGACAGGCAATTGAGGCGCGTGACGACGACATTTACGCTTCGATATTCCTTTTACAGAGAAATGGTTGAACTTCTCAAACGATGCGATTTCGACATGCTCGATGTTTATGGAGACTACTCGTTCTCGCCGTTCAAGAAGGATAGCGAACTAATGATATTCCTGGCAAGGAAGATGCGATGA
- a CDS encoding adenosine-specific kinase, which yields MKIESVLIEKPHDTNVIIGQSHFIKTAEDLYEALITAAPGIKFGIAFCEASQDRLVRVEGNDEELKSCASRNAMRVGAGHSFIIILRNAYPINVMKNIRDVPEVCSIFCATANEVEVIVAESQRGRGIVGVIDGQPPVGVEGDEKVKERREFLRKIGYKR from the coding sequence ATGAAGATCGAATCGGTGCTCATTGAGAAACCTCACGACACGAACGTCATCATCGGGCAGTCACATTTTATCAAGACAGCTGAGGACCTCTACGAAGCGCTCATTACTGCCGCACCTGGCATTAAATTCGGGATCGCATTTTGCGAGGCGTCTCAGGACAGGCTGGTGAGAGTTGAGGGCAATGACGAAGAATTAAAATCCTGCGCAAGTCGCAATGCGATGAGAGTCGGCGCTGGTCATTCCTTTATCATTATTTTGCGGAACGCGTATCCGATCAATGTTATGAAGAACATCAGGGACGTTCCAGAAGTCTGCTCGATTTTTTGCGCAACTGCCAATGAAGTCGAAGTGATCGTTGCTGAATCGCAACGAGGACGTGGGATCGTCGGCGTGATCGATGGTCAGCCACCAGTAGGAGTCGAGGGTGATGAAAAAGTTAAAGAAAGACGTGAGTTCCTCAGGAAGATCGGATACAAGCGATAG
- a CDS encoding thiazole biosynthesis protein, whose translation MPIDEVIITRKIVERFSREFIENLDVDVVIAGAGPSSLTAARYLARGGKRVVIFERRLSPGGGMWGGGMTFPIIVVQEESKFLLEEIGVRLKDEGNGYYTADSVESSAKMIAAAIDAGARLFNAITVEDVMIRDSKVTGVVINWSAVEIAGLHVDPVSVRAKYVIDATGHAAEICKIVQQKAGKLRTPSGRIEGEKSMWAEVGEKMTVENTVEVFPNLYVTGMACNAVMGAPRMGPIFGGMLLSGKKVAELILSRKE comes from the coding sequence ATGCCAATTGACGAGGTTATCATTACAAGAAAAATCGTCGAACGGTTTTCGAGAGAGTTTATCGAGAATCTCGATGTAGATGTTGTCATTGCGGGTGCTGGGCCCTCGTCCCTCACGGCTGCGAGATATCTGGCCAGGGGAGGAAAAAGAGTCGTTATTTTCGAGAGGCGTCTCTCGCCCGGTGGCGGCATGTGGGGAGGTGGAATGACTTTCCCGATCATCGTCGTGCAGGAGGAGTCAAAATTCCTTCTCGAGGAGATCGGAGTCAGGCTCAAAGACGAGGGAAATGGCTATTACACAGCGGATTCGGTTGAATCATCAGCTAAGATGATTGCCGCTGCAATCGATGCAGGCGCTCGACTTTTTAACGCGATTACGGTCGAAGACGTGATGATCAGGGACTCAAAGGTGACGGGTGTTGTCATAAATTGGAGTGCCGTGGAGATCGCGGGTCTTCATGTTGACCCAGTGAGTGTAAGAGCAAAATACGTGATCGACGCGACAGGTCATGCAGCGGAGATCTGCAAGATTGTGCAGCAAAAAGCAGGAAAACTGCGCACGCCTTCAGGCAGGATCGAGGGCGAGAAGAGTATGTGGGCAGAGGTTGGCGAAAAGATGACTGTCGAGAACACCGTCGAGGTATTCCCGAATCTTTACGTAACGGGTATGGCCTGCAATGCTGTTATGGGAGCGCCCCGGATGGGGCCGATCTTTGGCGGCATGTTGCTATCCGGAAAGAAAGTCGCCGAACTCATCTTAAGCAGAAAGGAGTGA
- a CDS encoding ATP-dependent helicase, whose amino-acid sequence MERVTRCYTKEEVLALMDPLIAEWFNSKFADLTEPQSYAIPLIHRRENVLVSSPTGSGKTLTAFLAIINELISYSKKGKLEDRVYAVYVSPLKALANDINRNLEEPLREMRALAEKKGLEFPDIRVGVRSGDTSSYERQRMLRKPPHIFITTPESLALVLAAPKFRERFSKVEYVIVDEIHELCDSKRGVMLSLTLERLQAYCERPFVRIGLSATLAPIEEIAAFLVGFENGRQRPIKIVEVRSQKNLDLKVLCPTDDMTALPYEIVNSKMYDLLKDLIEQHTTTLIFTNTRSGTENVVYKLKERGVEAIEAHHGSLSKETRLDVEERLKKGELKCVVSSTSLELGIDIGSIDLVCQIGSPKSVAKALQRIGRSGHGYGQTSKGRIIVFDNDDLVECAVLSRAVKRNQIDRVSIPENCLDVLAQTIVGMSIEKRWDVKEALEIIRRSYCYRNLPEERFYDVLRYLGSKDEFEGVYSKIWYDEEERRFGRKRGARMIYSLNLGTIPEEANYTVYTEKGGQVGDLSEKFVERLTPKDIFVLGGRTYEYVRTKGMRVFVRTATGRKPTVPSWTGEMLPRSFDLSIEIARFRREMAAKLKEGDEKTMRWLVSDFNIDYGSANSIISYFKEQQAACGVIPNDRVLAVEGYRDMAGNYSIVFHFPFGRRVNDALSRAYAFQLTKSLNCNVSVSVTDDAFLLNVPKRVDLDGIEKLVSSDELENILRRAVRDSEIFKQRFRHTAARSFMILRNYKGREVSVNRQQIRSSYLLDALGNIENMPIVEETYREILNDVMDLQNAKLILSLIEKGEIAVEAIDYSSIPSPFAHGVILAGISDIVLMEDRSSLLKELHRKILSKVLVTELSEFEFEAEQVTAYFRKKIGMIEKKEDILNLLKLTGPMRIFKERARSIYPYASKERKIVEKWAEELLEEMKIASVFIDDFYFVAAEDLNTYATIFSRERPLGDLERKALETLSEEKTQAQIAQILGINFDTVSRIIHVLESTQLVGRVAHRGGQWYFKRREISRRPYEESLQIAVRKFLASNGPATVEEIAYALMLAEEKVLDTVESLVNEGILVKGKFIVSEKPQYMLRIDYLRLRSENFAAFDSKTVESYRRWKLDGPFNSIEECLRFLGGVGDPLDVFYRVSGFTMDEWERLRKSGKILLGRFHRGRVRYVLSDDAPLYVSAYRTSAIGQREMEILDLIRRHDGLSFRQLASLVNMTKEQLRTSLERLDRNLLVIRLYDENENLSRENIYAYLNVAPYEGDAKEEIVRRFIRAYGPVSMQAIVGYTGFSSGEIEAILDKEGIAKIVVGESQAEMFVLADELEKLESFSESGKKIRIRSLHDPSVQLLWAEITSRYGDKWIYPVMRDGTLIGAIEKWKMSGCVEIRAIDLDDHGALDEVLNAIDDTMVFYRQLGYDIVRVKEALGVPAEEISSELLGKFFNAGYHRIGRSLIKGNFVPQVYAWEQILQYIFSKQSIYPQNNFENVLEAVRKTGGFRADPPAFLRSRVKVPLRKLVEQGMLVRAQVIPSFMTYTTIEFASLCRKARNGEMTDDMKLLLRVLNDHSSISKEELFSASPLGYGKTYEALKKLVENSAVYFDGRRRISVVPEIDLSADAARVKLVEHLFENYGIFSAENLARMLDFIMPMRELRKLLASLEKDGLLVKGYFVSDDETLYWMLKDDLPLKEIECEDGFVLTTDDHLFFYLQPWLKKEIGQRAEAIFKGSRLIGSFKAHRLGTDLYLDEFSGGQEAKRILNTHLRINHFTLRKSREEKIPDWEVQEFYEKTHPGEV is encoded by the coding sequence GAGCGATTCTCGAAAGTGGAATACGTGATCGTAGACGAGATCCATGAGCTCTGCGACTCAAAGAGGGGTGTGATGCTCTCCCTGACGCTTGAAAGGCTCCAAGCGTATTGCGAAAGACCATTCGTGAGAATCGGTCTCTCGGCGACCCTCGCTCCGATTGAGGAGATTGCTGCGTTTCTCGTCGGTTTTGAGAATGGAAGGCAAAGGCCTATCAAGATTGTTGAGGTTCGAAGCCAGAAGAATCTTGATTTGAAGGTCCTCTGTCCGACCGACGATATGACCGCCTTGCCTTACGAAATTGTCAATTCGAAGATGTACGATTTATTGAAGGATCTCATCGAGCAGCACACGACAACCCTCATTTTCACCAACACAAGATCTGGCACAGAAAACGTCGTTTACAAGCTTAAAGAAAGAGGCGTCGAGGCGATTGAAGCGCACCACGGGAGTTTGAGCAAGGAGACAAGGCTTGATGTCGAGGAGCGACTGAAGAAAGGTGAATTGAAATGCGTCGTTTCATCGACATCCCTCGAGTTGGGAATCGACATCGGGTCGATTGATCTCGTGTGCCAGATCGGCTCGCCTAAGTCGGTGGCGAAAGCGCTCCAGCGAATCGGGAGAAGCGGCCATGGTTATGGGCAGACTTCGAAGGGCAGAATCATTGTCTTTGACAATGACGATCTTGTCGAATGCGCCGTGCTCTCGAGGGCTGTTAAGAGAAATCAAATCGACAGGGTGAGCATCCCCGAGAACTGTCTCGATGTGTTGGCACAGACGATCGTCGGCATGTCGATCGAAAAGCGGTGGGATGTGAAAGAGGCGCTGGAAATTATCCGTCGCTCCTACTGCTACAGGAATCTGCCGGAAGAGCGATTTTACGATGTCCTCCGTTACCTGGGAAGCAAGGATGAGTTTGAGGGTGTCTATTCTAAAATCTGGTACGATGAGGAGGAAAGGCGTTTTGGGAGGAAACGGGGAGCGAGGATGATTTACTCGCTCAACCTCGGCACGATTCCCGAGGAAGCGAATTACACCGTTTATACGGAAAAAGGAGGACAAGTTGGTGATCTCTCGGAAAAATTCGTCGAGCGTCTCACGCCAAAAGACATCTTTGTTCTTGGTGGTAGAACTTACGAGTATGTTAGGACAAAAGGTATGAGGGTTTTCGTCAGGACGGCGACAGGCAGGAAACCGACCGTCCCTTCGTGGACAGGCGAGATGTTACCGCGGAGCTTTGATCTCTCCATCGAGATTGCACGTTTCCGCAGGGAGATGGCGGCGAAACTGAAGGAAGGTGACGAAAAAACAATGAGGTGGCTCGTCTCTGATTTCAACATCGATTACGGATCTGCCAATTCAATTATCAGTTACTTCAAGGAGCAGCAGGCAGCCTGCGGCGTAATACCGAATGATCGCGTACTCGCGGTCGAAGGTTACAGGGATATGGCTGGTAATTACAGCATCGTCTTTCACTTTCCATTCGGAAGGCGCGTCAACGATGCTCTTTCTCGTGCGTACGCATTCCAACTCACAAAATCTCTCAACTGCAATGTCAGCGTATCAGTGACCGACGACGCATTCCTGTTGAACGTGCCGAAGCGGGTCGATCTCGATGGGATTGAGAAGCTTGTGTCGAGCGACGAGCTTGAGAATATTCTCCGGCGCGCCGTCAGGGATTCCGAGATTTTCAAACAAAGGTTTCGCCACACGGCCGCAAGGAGCTTCATGATTCTGCGTAACTACAAAGGGAGGGAGGTTTCCGTCAACAGGCAACAGATCCGTTCGAGTTATCTTCTCGACGCACTTGGTAACATTGAGAACATGCCGATCGTTGAGGAGACCTATAGGGAAATTCTCAACGACGTCATGGATCTTCAAAATGCAAAGCTCATTTTATCATTAATTGAAAAAGGGGAGATCGCTGTCGAGGCGATTGACTACTCTTCTATTCCTTCGCCGTTCGCGCACGGAGTGATCCTTGCTGGTATCTCGGATATCGTGCTGATGGAGGACCGCAGCTCTCTCCTGAAGGAGCTCCATCGCAAGATTCTCTCGAAAGTTCTTGTTACGGAACTATCGGAATTTGAGTTCGAGGCGGAGCAGGTCACCGCTTATTTCAGAAAGAAAATCGGGATGATCGAGAAAAAAGAGGATATTCTCAATTTGCTCAAACTCACAGGGCCAATGAGAATTTTCAAAGAGCGAGCGCGGAGTATCTATCCATATGCTTCGAAAGAAAGAAAGATCGTCGAAAAGTGGGCAGAGGAACTTCTCGAAGAGATGAAGATTGCATCGGTCTTCATCGATGACTTTTACTTCGTTGCTGCTGAAGATCTCAATACATACGCGACCATTTTCAGCAGAGAACGACCGCTTGGCGATCTCGAGCGAAAAGCTCTTGAAACGCTCAGCGAGGAAAAAACGCAGGCGCAAATTGCCCAAATTCTCGGAATTAATTTTGATACGGTGAGCAGGATTATCCATGTTCTAGAGTCAACCCAGCTCGTCGGAAGAGTTGCACATAGAGGTGGCCAGTGGTACTTTAAGCGACGAGAAATCTCGAGAAGACCGTATGAGGAATCCTTGCAGATCGCTGTGCGCAAATTCCTCGCCTCAAACGGTCCAGCGACAGTTGAGGAGATCGCATATGCATTGATGTTGGCAGAGGAAAAGGTTCTCGATACCGTTGAATCGCTCGTCAACGAGGGCATCCTCGTTAAAGGAAAGTTCATCGTCTCAGAAAAGCCACAGTACATGCTTCGCATCGACTATCTCAGGTTGAGAAGTGAGAACTTTGCGGCATTCGATTCGAAGACAGTCGAATCTTATCGCAGGTGGAAGCTTGATGGACCTTTCAATTCGATTGAGGAATGCCTTCGTTTCCTTGGAGGAGTGGGTGATCCCCTCGACGTCTTTTACCGTGTATCAGGGTTTACGATGGATGAATGGGAGCGCTTAAGAAAGTCGGGCAAGATACTCCTCGGACGTTTCCATAGGGGGAGGGTTAGGTATGTTTTGTCGGATGATGCGCCACTTTACGTTTCTGCATACAGAACATCGGCGATTGGACAGCGGGAAATGGAGATACTTGATCTCATCAGGCGCCACGATGGCCTCAGTTTCAGGCAACTCGCCTCCCTGGTCAACATGACGAAAGAGCAGCTGAGAACAAGTCTCGAGAGGCTCGATAGAAATCTCCTGGTCATCAGGCTGTATGACGAAAACGAAAATCTTTCGAGAGAGAACATTTACGCTTATCTCAATGTCGCACCGTACGAAGGTGATGCGAAGGAGGAAATTGTTAGGCGATTCATCAGAGCTTATGGTCCAGTTTCGATGCAAGCGATTGTAGGCTATACTGGCTTCTCATCGGGAGAAATTGAAGCGATTCTTGATAAAGAGGGGATAGCGAAAATTGTTGTGGGAGAATCGCAAGCGGAGATGTTTGTCTTAGCGGATGAGCTCGAAAAGCTCGAAAGTTTCTCTGAGTCCGGAAAAAAGATTCGTATCAGATCGCTTCACGATCCCTCGGTTCAACTCCTTTGGGCCGAGATCACATCGAGGTACGGCGATAAATGGATTTATCCAGTCATGCGTGATGGGACACTGATTGGAGCAATCGAAAAGTGGAAAATGAGCGGATGCGTCGAAATCAGGGCGATCGATCTTGATGACCATGGCGCACTCGATGAGGTTTTGAATGCGATCGATGACACCATGGTCTTCTATCGGCAATTGGGCTACGATATTGTAAGAGTAAAAGAAGCACTTGGCGTACCAGCTGAGGAGATATCCAGCGAGCTCCTCGGGAAATTTTTCAATGCTGGATATCACCGAATAGGAAGATCTCTGATCAAAGGAAACTTTGTTCCGCAGGTCTACGCATGGGAACAGATTCTTCAATACATCTTCTCGAAACAATCGATTTATCCGCAGAATAACTTTGAGAACGTGCTCGAGGCGGTGAGGAAAACAGGGGGATTCAGGGCCGATCCGCCCGCCTTTCTCAGGAGTAGGGTGAAGGTCCCGTTAAGAAAACTCGTTGAACAGGGAATGCTTGTTCGAGCGCAGGTGATCCCCTCCTTCATGACTTACACGACCATCGAATTTGCCTCACTTTGCCGAAAGGCAAGGAATGGCGAAATGACCGATGATATGAAACTCCTCCTCCGCGTCCTCAATGACCATTCTTCAATCTCAAAAGAGGAATTATTCTCGGCGTCACCGCTTGGCTACGGAAAAACGTATGAGGCGCTTAAAAAACTCGTGGAAAATTCAGCCGTCTATTTTGATGGGAGAAGGCGAATATCGGTCGTGCCAGAGATCGATCTCAGCGCGGACGCCGCGCGCGTCAAACTCGTTGAACATCTCTTCGAGAATTACGGTATCTTCAGCGCTGAAAACCTCGCGAGGATGCTGGACTTCATCATGCCTATGAGGGAATTGAGAAAGTTGCTCGCTTCTCTCGAGAAAGATGGTCTCCTTGTCAAAGGATATTTCGTCAGCGATGATGAAACGCTTTACTGGATGTTGAAGGACGATCTGCCTTTGAAGGAGATCGAATGTGAGGACGGATTCGTTCTCACGACGGACGATCATCTCTTTTTCTACTTGCAACCGTGGTTAAAGAAAGAGATTGGACAGCGTGCTGAAGCGATTTTCAAAGGGTCTCGTTTGATCGGCAGTTTCAAAGCTCATCGCCTTGGCACCGATCTGTACCTCGACGAATTCTCTGGTGGTCAGGAGGCGAAGAGAATACTCAACACCCATTTACGGATTAATCATTTCACGCTTAGAAAGAGCAGGGAGGAGAAGATCCCTGACTGGGAAGTGCAGGAGTTTTACGAGAAAACTCATCCGGGCGAAGTTTGA
- a CDS encoding helix-turn-helix domain-containing protein produces the protein MKIPCELIVWYVLPSIRRELARELVEKHGMTQAEVARRFGVTDAAISQYLKSKRGTSREIETSEKYEEFKREVERAAMRILNGSDIVTETCRICEMVKKSGMLVSIYESYTGVKAPQCICPQME, from the coding sequence ATGAAGATCCCATGTGAGCTGATTGTTTGGTATGTGCTGCCATCAATACGCAGGGAATTGGCTAGGGAACTTGTTGAAAAGCACGGAATGACGCAGGCCGAGGTCGCCCGCCGTTTCGGAGTAACTGACGCTGCGATCTCGCAGTATCTGAAATCGAAGCGCGGTACGAGCAGGGAAATCGAGACAAGTGAAAAATACGAGGAATTTAAGAGAGAGGTAGAGCGAGCAGCCATGAGGATCCTCAATGGATCGGACATTGTGACAGAGACCTGCAGAATCTGCGAAATGGTCAAGAAGAGCGGGATGCTCGTTTCGATTTACGAAAGTTATACGGGCGTTAAAGCACCTCAATGCATCTGCCCTCAGATGGAATAA
- a CDS encoding TIM barrel protein: MYYFGPAGYPEGSKGPVDALERIRTLGLNALEVQFVRQVMMSEEKARLIGEKAKDFGILLSVHAPYYINFNSSNKETIKKSVEWVLRSARAADAMGAWIVVIHAGSYGTTSPDVATKNIVKGIRSCCKKLEDEGSGVYLGLETMGKKGYWGTPQEIAKVVEEIEGTCPVIDFAHLHARSNGSIKTEDDFENLIKSFEEIYTGRLHIHFSSVEFTDAGEKKHLPLDAKSPDFALLAPCLKKRSNDITIISETPLLEKDAVRMREILLNVKD; the protein is encoded by the coding sequence GTGTATTATTTCGGACCTGCGGGATATCCAGAGGGTAGCAAAGGACCAGTTGACGCCCTTGAACGAATTAGGACTCTCGGTCTTAACGCGCTCGAAGTGCAGTTTGTCAGGCAGGTCATGATGTCCGAAGAGAAAGCGAGATTGATCGGCGAAAAAGCAAAGGATTTTGGTATTCTGCTGAGTGTTCATGCGCCCTATTACATCAATTTCAACTCTTCCAATAAAGAGACGATCAAGAAAAGTGTAGAATGGGTATTGAGATCGGCGAGGGCTGCCGATGCGATGGGTGCATGGATCGTTGTCATTCATGCCGGCTCTTACGGCACGACATCCCCAGACGTCGCGACAAAGAATATTGTCAAAGGCATCAGGAGCTGCTGCAAGAAGCTTGAAGATGAAGGTAGCGGCGTATACCTCGGGCTCGAGACGATGGGGAAAAAAGGATATTGGGGAACGCCTCAAGAAATTGCAAAAGTTGTCGAAGAGATTGAAGGCACCTGTCCAGTAATCGATTTTGCGCATCTTCATGCAAGGAGCAACGGTAGTATCAAGACCGAAGATGATTTTGAAAACTTGATCAAGTCATTTGAAGAGATCTACACTGGACGTCTTCACATTCATTTCAGCTCCGTTGAATTTACCGATGCTGGTGAGAAGAAACACTTGCCTCTCGATGCGAAATCTCCGGATTTTGCACTTCTCGCTCCCTGTCTTAAAAAGAGATCTAACGACATCACGATCATCAGCGAGACTCCATTACTCGAAAAAGACGCGGTTAGGATGAGAGAAATACTCTTGAATGTAAAGGATTAG
- a CDS encoding DNA-3-methyladenine glycosylase 2 family protein, with protein MIVRPINLDHTLGCGQVFRWRRQKDWWVGVVDSRIIELKQKDDSIEVRGNVDEDFLCRYFRAEDQVERIYSDISRDNYISNLVMRYAGLRLIRQDPWECSASFVLATYANIPRIEKMIENLCMAYGERIDGHHYSFPTPESIVKNERAAHDCGLGFRCKRFIQFAKQVYDGSINFDELREMEYEDCIRELKKFEGIGDKVADCIALFSLDQLEAFPIDVRIARAMKRHYGVEGNYKKVSAFCRSYFGDYAGYAQEFIYLSEARRDSG; from the coding sequence ATGATCGTAAGACCGATCAACCTTGATCACACCCTTGGTTGTGGACAAGTCTTTCGATGGAGAAGGCAAAAGGATTGGTGGGTCGGAGTTGTTGACTCGAGGATCATTGAACTGAAACAGAAAGATGATTCGATTGAAGTGCGTGGAAATGTTGATGAGGATTTCCTTTGCCGATATTTCAGAGCAGAAGATCAGGTTGAGCGGATTTACAGCGATATTTCCAGGGACAATTATATCTCAAATCTCGTGATGCGATACGCAGGGCTAAGACTGATCAGACAAGATCCCTGGGAATGTTCCGCATCTTTCGTCCTTGCTACCTACGCAAACATTCCGCGCATTGAAAAAATGATTGAGAATCTATGCATGGCTTATGGAGAAAGAATCGATGGCCACCATTATTCATTCCCCACACCAGAGAGCATTGTAAAGAATGAGAGAGCTGCACATGATTGCGGTCTTGGCTTTCGATGTAAAAGATTCATCCAATTTGCCAAGCAAGTTTATGACGGCAGCATCAATTTTGATGAGCTCAGAGAAATGGAATACGAGGATTGCATTCGGGAACTCAAAAAGTTTGAGGGGATCGGCGATAAGGTCGCAGACTGCATCGCGCTCTTTTCTCTCGATCAACTGGAGGCTTTTCCAATCGATGTTAGGATTGCGAGAGCCATGAAAAGGCACTATGGTGTCGAAGGAAACTACAAAAAAGTCAGCGCCTTCTGTCGATCGTATTTCGGCGATTATGCTGGTTATGCACAAGAATTCATCTATCTTTCAGAGGCGAGGCGTGATTCGGGATGA
- a CDS encoding zinc ribbon domain-containing protein: protein MKANRSGNDEDRNQVEFDCPECGTHIVGEVSKCPKCGVEFVIEEVIEVECPNCRAVVPADLERCPKCNAKLEISKEGAGEVKTSMKGEVGAMGTTIEEPSAKAEEREAEEKEIELRKQFPLLVEEVKSLLALANEFNIEVNEAKRFIDKAVRAGKQRDVTSAVNFVQESLARARETIEEKIAREIEYLEKLVEVSSQTGSDPKVILQSIEAIKAKRNGGDLKGALIEIRNAKSVAEQITGRYVEASEMCEALEKLIKNSEYLYVDVREARRLLNEARDAGKHGDWTMMGVLAKKGREELLKMLPEVLREELKKSKEALLDAKAEGKDVSSLIKILKDGAVAFKRNDIEETLERLVEFKAEMKRLS, encoded by the coding sequence TTGAAAGCCAACCGCTCTGGAAATGATGAGGATCGTAATCAAGTGGAATTCGATTGCCCTGAGTGCGGGACGCATATCGTTGGCGAAGTCTCGAAATGTCCTAAGTGTGGCGTCGAATTTGTGATCGAAGAAGTCATCGAAGTTGAGTGTCCCAATTGCAGAGCGGTTGTTCCTGCCGATCTCGAACGCTGCCCGAAGTGCAATGCGAAGTTGGAAATTTCGAAGGAAGGCGCTGGAGAAGTCAAGACATCAATGAAGGGAGAAGTGGGAGCGATGGGCACGACAATTGAAGAACCATCGGCAAAAGCTGAGGAGAGAGAAGCCGAAGAGAAAGAGATCGAATTGAGAAAGCAATTCCCACTTCTCGTCGAGGAAGTCAAATCGCTTCTTGCACTGGCAAATGAATTCAACATTGAAGTGAATGAGGCGAAGCGATTCATCGACAAAGCGGTTAGAGCCGGAAAGCAGAGAGATGTTACTTCTGCAGTCAATTTTGTGCAGGAAAGTCTGGCGAGGGCGCGAGAAACTATCGAGGAAAAGATTGCAAGGGAAATCGAATATCTCGAAAAGCTCGTGGAAGTCTCAAGTCAAACAGGCTCAGATCCGAAAGTGATTCTTCAATCGATTGAGGCGATCAAGGCAAAGAGAAATGGCGGTGATTTGAAGGGAGCCTTGATCGAGATAAGAAATGCCAAGAGTGTCGCCGAACAGATCACGGGTCGTTACGTCGAAGCGAGCGAGATGTGCGAAGCTCTTGAGAAACTCATCAAGAATTCCGAGTATCTCTATGTCGACGTTAGGGAAGCGAGAAGGCTTCTCAACGAGGCTCGAGATGCGGGGAAACATGGCGATTGGACAATGATGGGTGTTCTCGCAAAAAAGGGGAGGGAAGAACTGCTGAAAATGCTTCCAGAGGTCCTAAGAGAAGAGTTAAAGAAATCAAAGGAAGCACTCCTCGATGCGAAAGCCGAAGGTAAAGATGTCAGCTCCCTCATCAAGATTTTGAAAGATGGAGCTGTAGCCTTTAAGAGAAATGATATTGAGGAAACGCTCGAGAGACTCGTCGAGTTCAAGGCCGAAATGAAGCGACTCTCGTGA